In one window of Poriferisphaera corsica DNA:
- a CDS encoding PhoH family protein yields MNESSKSGHVKYFVLDTNVLLHNSAALFMFADNEVVIPFTVLEELDKFKKENDDVGRNARQVIRELDKLRSKGKLAEGVYWNGHGGRIRVDFADEERPHMIRNEVPDNRIIGVAYNLKQAGRTTILITKDINVRLKSDALGIETQDFEVQKVDSDRLYAGYLEIAVPDEIIDMLYQEKQLDIDSIKDFLFITNDDGSTEPIDIHANQFIKLQSQMDSSHSGIARRLADTDHLIPVNTPRKPVFGVMARNVQQTMALDLLLDDEVKLVTLLGQAGTGKTLLAIAAGMSKTFIEERYDKFLVARPIMPMGRDIGYLPGDKDEKLSVWMQPIFDNLTYLMSTRGVGSQHAESKNPEQRIKQFMDSGQLVLEPLTYIRGRSIPHQFIIIDEAQNLTPHEVKTIVSRVGEGTKIILTGDVAQIDNPYLDASSNGLSYMIERLKGQPLVGHMTLAKSERSELASIAADKL; encoded by the coding sequence ATGAATGAATCATCCAAATCCGGACATGTAAAATATTTTGTCCTCGATACCAACGTCTTGCTCCACAACTCCGCAGCCCTCTTCATGTTCGCTGATAACGAAGTTGTGATCCCATTCACCGTTCTCGAAGAACTCGACAAATTCAAAAAAGAAAACGATGACGTCGGCCGCAATGCTCGGCAAGTTATCCGTGAACTCGATAAGTTGCGTTCTAAAGGAAAGCTCGCCGAAGGTGTATATTGGAACGGGCATGGCGGCCGCATCCGTGTCGACTTTGCCGACGAAGAGCGCCCACACATGATCCGTAATGAGGTTCCCGATAATCGCATTATCGGCGTTGCATATAACCTCAAGCAAGCTGGCAGAACAACCATCCTCATCACCAAGGACATTAACGTCCGCCTGAAATCTGATGCCCTCGGCATAGAAACACAGGATTTTGAAGTCCAAAAAGTAGACAGTGACCGCCTCTACGCAGGTTATCTGGAAATCGCAGTTCCCGATGAGATCATCGACATGCTCTATCAGGAAAAACAGCTTGATATCGACTCAATTAAAGATTTCCTTTTCATCACCAACGATGATGGCTCAACGGAGCCCATCGATATCCATGCTAATCAATTCATCAAGCTACAATCTCAAATGGACTCATCGCATTCCGGCATCGCTCGCCGCCTTGCAGACACCGATCATCTCATCCCTGTCAATACCCCGCGTAAACCCGTCTTTGGCGTCATGGCACGTAACGTCCAACAAACCATGGCCCTTGATCTACTCCTCGATGATGAAGTCAAACTCGTCACCCTTCTCGGTCAGGCCGGTACCGGTAAAACTCTCCTCGCTATTGCTGCAGGCATGAGTAAAACATTCATCGAAGAACGCTACGACAAATTCCTTGTAGCCCGCCCCATCATGCCTATGGGCCGTGACATCGGCTACCTCCCCGGCGATAAAGACGAAAAACTATCGGTCTGGATGCAACCTATCTTCGACAACCTTACCTACCTCATGTCAACGCGTGGCGTAGGTTCCCAGCATGCCGAATCTAAAAACCCCGAGCAACGTATTAAACAATTCATGGACTCCGGCCAGCTCGTCCTCGAACCTCTCACCTACATCCGAGGCCGCTCCATTCCTCATCAATTCATCATCATCGATGAAGCACAAAACCTCACACCCCACGAAGTCAAAACAATTGTCTCGCGTGTCGGCGAAGGCACCAAGATCATTCTCACCGGCGATGTCGCACAGATTGATAATCCCTACCTTGACGCCTCATCCAACGGCCTTTCCTACATGATCGAACGGCTTAAGGGCCAGCCTCTTGTCGGCCACATGACGCTCGCTAAGTCAGAACGCAGCGAACTCGCCTCCATAGCCGCCGATAAACTCTAG
- a CDS encoding methyltransferase gives MSIKKDALHNAQQLLFQAFRDADHQLPERLLILEDPTGYLARQAHQLFPNAKIDLYLKDFRRYLALSQHFANNSQVTVHPSVLPNAHEQYDAALLTVPKGRYFTRKLFTVIKRALKPNTPLYLVGQTQLGAKSIIKDATQFLGSGETTIIKKHCRVGTCYKSDQTKQTRWQNDPGLILDSYHTYDLSSTDTTVSHRTLPGIFSWEHLDNGSAMLLDHLSSELVQGKTVWDVGCGSGILGLASAQLGAKHVYLSDIDLLALSCTWENASTQSLQDRISIGAADAAMSFYPATCDAHNPYPQLQFDLQNPINPESIDLMITNPPYHQGHEQNITMMQRLLESARPHLAKDGQLLIVANTFLPYAKMLKHAGYDAQVLHRTNTFSIHQAQIN, from the coding sequence ATGAGCATCAAAAAAGATGCCCTCCATAACGCTCAGCAACTACTCTTTCAAGCTTTTCGTGACGCTGATCATCAATTACCAGAACGCTTGCTTATCCTCGAAGACCCAACTGGCTACCTTGCACGGCAAGCTCACCAACTATTCCCCAACGCTAAAATCGATCTGTATTTGAAGGATTTTCGCCGCTACTTAGCATTGTCGCAGCATTTTGCTAATAACAGCCAAGTTACTGTGCATCCATCTGTCCTGCCGAATGCACACGAACAGTATGACGCAGCGTTACTCACTGTGCCCAAGGGCCGCTACTTCACTCGTAAACTTTTTACTGTAATCAAACGCGCACTCAAACCCAATACACCGCTATATCTCGTCGGCCAAACTCAATTGGGCGCAAAATCCATCATCAAAGATGCGACCCAGTTTCTCGGCTCCGGTGAGACCACGATTATCAAAAAACATTGCCGCGTCGGTACATGCTACAAATCTGATCAAACAAAGCAGACGCGTTGGCAAAACGATCCTGGGCTTATCCTCGATTCATACCATACCTATGATCTCTCTTCGACCGATACGACTGTTTCGCACCGAACACTACCCGGCATCTTTTCGTGGGAGCATCTCGACAACGGCTCTGCAATGCTCCTTGATCATTTATCTTCCGAACTAGTTCAAGGCAAAACCGTTTGGGATGTCGGTTGTGGCTCAGGTATTCTTGGCCTAGCCTCCGCTCAACTTGGGGCTAAGCATGTCTACCTGTCTGACATCGATCTACTAGCACTTAGTTGCACTTGGGAGAATGCATCCACGCAATCACTACAAGATCGCATAAGCATTGGCGCGGCCGATGCTGCGATGTCTTTCTACCCAGCAACTTGTGATGCGCATAATCCATATCCTCAATTGCAATTTGATCTTCAGAATCCGATTAACCCTGAATCAATTGATTTGATGATTACTAATCCACCATACCATCAGGGCCATGAGCAAAATATAACGATGATGCAGCGTCTCCTAGAATCCGCCAGGCCGCATCTAGCCAAAGATGGTCAATTGCTGATTGTTGCCAACACTTTCCTTCCCTATGCCAAAATGCTCAAGCATGCTGGCTATGACGCTCAAGTTCTTCATCGAACGAACACTTTCTCAATCCATCAAGCTCAAATCAATTAA
- a CDS encoding class I SAM-dependent methyltransferase: MVSKKNVDRVSLKQQTSRAVSSVDQIREFFSENTELFSDPDQIMPAILDGQLCLDMIATVAVAQQPQIKRVLDLGCGGGNASNLLLQKLQSKAPNLRNQLPDVNLTLVDLSREMLQTAEKSLAKRTSGIIKTHAQDIRKLSLKENHYDVILCSLVLHHLRHEREWLDTYKQLHTALRPGASLFVFDLVDITSSSIHQDAYTRYGQYLSKTVDDEYRDFVFDHIKQEDTPRSLLWQIDQLRAIGFSEVDILHKHLCYAAFNAIK, translated from the coding sequence ATGGTTAGTAAAAAAAACGTAGATCGTGTGTCATTAAAACAGCAGACTTCCCGAGCAGTTTCATCTGTTGATCAGATCAGGGAATTTTTTTCAGAAAATACAGAACTGTTCAGTGACCCAGATCAAATCATGCCAGCGATTCTCGATGGTCAGCTATGTCTCGATATGATCGCCACAGTTGCCGTAGCTCAGCAGCCACAGATCAAGCGCGTTCTTGATCTTGGCTGTGGTGGCGGTAATGCATCCAATCTACTACTTCAGAAATTGCAGAGTAAAGCACCCAATCTCCGCAATCAACTTCCTGATGTAAATCTTACGCTTGTTGATCTTTCGAGAGAGATGCTTCAAACCGCCGAAAAATCACTCGCAAAACGAACATCCGGCATAATCAAAACGCATGCTCAAGATATCCGAAAACTTTCTCTCAAGGAAAATCATTACGATGTTATTCTTTGTTCGCTTGTTTTACATCACCTTCGTCATGAGCGTGAATGGCTGGATACCTACAAGCAACTCCATACCGCCCTTCGTCCCGGAGCCTCACTTTTTGTTTTCGATCTTGTGGATATCACCAGTTCTTCAATCCACCAAGACGCCTACACAAGATATGGCCAATATCTCTCAAAAACTGTAGATGATGAATATCGTGATTTCGTTTTTGATCATATAAAACAGGAAGACACCCCTCGCTCCTTACTTTGGCAAATTGACCAACTCCGTGCTATCGGTTTCAGCGAAGTGGACATCCTCCATAAGCACCTTTGTTATGCCGCTTTCAATGCAATAAAATAG
- a CDS encoding class I SAM-dependent methyltransferase, with the protein MSRQLNEKSTPEQIRSRFDNDVERFSNLETGQTAAIDAAYCLDLIAQAATNHTPNMSHILDIGCGAGNFTLRILQQLKHNQVHVSLNDLSPNMLERASTRIASQTTGQITLLQNDIRNKDLPEKQYDCVVAAMVLHHLREEHEWSQVFQKLHTAIKPGGALWIYDLVEHDNHTLHQLAWQQYSDYLVNFKDAEYRDLVFDYIDQEDSPRPLMWQLTQLENAGFSCVDVLHKHGVCAAYCAFK; encoded by the coding sequence ATGTCTCGCCAACTGAATGAAAAATCAACCCCCGAACAAATCCGATCGCGTTTCGACAATGACGTTGAGCGTTTTTCCAATCTCGAAACCGGCCAGACCGCGGCCATCGACGCAGCTTATTGCTTGGATCTAATCGCTCAAGCCGCAACAAATCATACTCCCAACATGTCGCACATCCTCGATATCGGCTGCGGTGCCGGTAACTTCACGCTTCGTATTCTCCAGCAACTCAAACATAATCAAGTCCATGTATCACTCAATGATCTCAGTCCCAATATGCTCGAACGTGCTAGCACCCGCATCGCATCGCAAACCACGGGGCAAATTACGCTGCTTCAAAACGATATACGCAACAAAGATCTTCCCGAAAAGCAATATGACTGTGTCGTAGCCGCCATGGTACTCCATCATCTTCGTGAAGAGCATGAGTGGTCACAAGTATTCCAAAAACTTCACACCGCTATCAAACCCGGCGGTGCCCTTTGGATCTACGACCTCGTTGAACATGATAATCACACGCTTCATCAATTGGCTTGGCAACAGTACAGCGATTATCTCGTTAACTTTAAGGATGCTGAATACCGAGATCTTGTGTTTGATTACATTGATCAAGAGGATTCACCTCGTCCTCTCATGTGGCAATTGACGCAGCTGGAGAACGCTGGTTTTTCCTGCGTAGATGTTCTTCATAAACACGGTGTTTGTGCCGCGTATTGTGCATTTAAGTAG
- a CDS encoding 2-isopropylmalate synthase, which produces MSTTNQQFGEVDPNNAKYIRIFDTTLRDGEQSPGASLNNSEKLEIARQLEALGVDVIEAGFPITSQGDFDSVRAISQEIQNTIVAGLSRCVPRDIDRAGEAIKGGNKTRIHVFCATSKIHREHKLNKAFDEIVALSKKSVAHAREYTDDVEFSPEDGSRTELNHLVDITGAVIEAGATTINIPDTVGYAMPAEYGRIFSYVREQLPIIDEKGIILSSHCHNDLGFAVANSIAAMQGGARQIECTINGIGERAGNAALEEIIMALRTRADFYEQFTTGIKIEKLYPLSRMVSNLTGLLVQRNKAIVGENAFAHESGIHQDGMLKNRNTYEIMNPTDIGVPESKLVLGKHSGRHALKDRIEQLGYSIDDEMLISVYDAFKTLADKKKDVYDEDIEAIIDKEMETERQLWELVRFQISSGTGVISTATVVLRDSSGAEKMDAATGDGPIDACYEAIQRITGVNVKLEQYQTRAITGGKDAQGEVAVQIRHNDRKVRGRAFSTDVIEAAVHAYLSAINRIKTTTEPVLAEQP; this is translated from the coding sequence ATGTCTACAACCAATCAACAATTTGGCGAAGTTGACCCGAATAACGCAAAATACATCCGGATTTTTGACACCACCCTTCGTGATGGCGAACAATCACCCGGTGCTTCTCTCAATAACTCTGAGAAGCTCGAAATTGCACGGCAACTTGAAGCGCTTGGTGTGGACGTCATCGAAGCAGGATTCCCCATCACTTCTCAAGGTGATTTCGATTCCGTTCGTGCCATCAGCCAAGAAATTCAAAACACGATCGTCGCAGGTCTGTCTCGCTGTGTCCCGCGCGATATCGATCGTGCAGGCGAAGCCATCAAAGGTGGTAATAAAACACGTATTCATGTGTTCTGTGCAACCTCAAAAATCCATCGTGAACACAAACTAAACAAAGCTTTCGATGAGATCGTTGCGTTATCAAAGAAATCTGTTGCTCATGCACGTGAGTACACCGACGATGTTGAGTTCTCGCCAGAAGATGGCTCACGCACTGAGTTGAATCATCTGGTTGATATTACCGGTGCTGTTATCGAGGCCGGTGCAACGACAATCAACATCCCCGATACTGTTGGATATGCGATGCCAGCAGAATACGGCCGCATCTTCTCATACGTCCGCGAACAGCTCCCTATTATTGATGAAAAAGGCATCATCCTCTCGTCGCATTGTCACAACGACCTGGGTTTTGCCGTTGCAAACTCTATCGCTGCCATGCAAGGTGGTGCACGTCAAATTGAATGCACGATTAACGGTATTGGCGAGCGTGCTGGTAATGCAGCCCTCGAAGAAATCATCATGGCACTTCGTACTCGCGCTGATTTCTATGAGCAGTTCACGACCGGCATTAAGATTGAAAAACTTTACCCCTTATCACGCATGGTCTCCAACCTCACAGGCTTGTTAGTTCAGCGTAATAAAGCCATTGTGGGTGAGAATGCATTTGCTCACGAATCCGGCATCCACCAAGACGGGATGCTCAAGAATCGCAATACTTATGAGATCATGAACCCGACAGACATCGGCGTTCCCGAATCTAAGCTTGTATTAGGAAAGCATTCTGGCCGCCATGCACTTAAAGATCGTATTGAGCAACTTGGTTATTCAATCGATGATGAAATGCTCATCAGCGTTTATGACGCCTTCAAAACCTTGGCTGACAAGAAGAAGGATGTTTATGACGAGGATATTGAAGCGATTATTGATAAGGAAATGGAAACAGAGCGTCAGCTTTGGGAACTTGTTCGTTTCCAAATCAGCAGCGGAACAGGTGTAATCAGCACCGCGACAGTGGTTCTGCGTGATTCATCAGGTGCAGAAAAGATGGATGCAGCAACCGGCGATGGGCCGATCGATGCTTGTTATGAAGCGATCCAACGCATTACGGGCGTGAACGTTAAGCTTGAGCAATATCAGACACGAGCCATCACAGGCGGCAAAGATGCACAAGGTGAAGTTGCTGTCCAGATTCGACACAACGATCGTAAAGTTCGAGGCCGCGCATTCTCAACAGACGTCATTGAGGCGGCGGTGCATGCATACCTCAGCGCCATTAATCGAATTAAAACCACAACCGAACCCGTGCTTGCAGAGCAACCCTGA
- a CDS encoding helix-turn-helix domain-containing protein — MTNNPNQSQGNTPQDPTPSVSHDRHDGSDPVTKAVCDKVRELRKKQRWTLQQLADASGVSRSMLSQIERGQANPTLGVAYRIAQAFNLPLGHLVDAAMTESHIEIIRGDDPTFIYKSDDTMQVRTLSPLNKEKDVEFYELRLEPGTQMRSASHFEGTTEFLTVLKGQGSVHSGDDVCVLKKGDSAHYRADVPHMIENSGKTQLYAFLVTTYRA; from the coding sequence TTGACGAATAACCCCAACCAATCTCAGGGCAATACACCACAAGATCCGACCCCCAGCGTTTCTCATGATCGGCATGACGGTTCTGATCCCGTCACAAAGGCTGTTTGTGATAAAGTTCGCGAACTTCGAAAAAAGCAACGTTGGACATTGCAGCAACTTGCCGATGCGTCAGGTGTCTCCCGTTCCATGCTTTCACAGATTGAGCGAGGGCAGGCCAATCCGACACTTGGTGTCGCATATCGTATCGCGCAAGCTTTTAATCTCCCCCTTGGTCATCTTGTCGATGCTGCAATGACTGAATCGCACATCGAGATCATCCGTGGTGATGACCCGACCTTCATCTACAAATCTGATGACACCATGCAGGTTCGTACGCTTTCTCCGCTTAATAAAGAAAAAGATGTGGAGTTTTATGAGCTCCGCCTTGAGCCCGGTACGCAGATGCGCTCCGCTTCGCACTTTGAAGGCACCACTGAATTCCTCACTGTCCTTAAAGGGCAGGGCTCGGTTCACTCTGGTGATGATGTCTGTGTACTCAAAAAAGGTGATTCTGCTCATTACCGAGCTGATGTCCCTCACATGATCGAGAACTCGGGCAAGACCCAGTTATACGCCTTCCTTGTCACGACATACCGTGCCTAA
- the tdh gene encoding L-threonine 3-dehydrogenase gives MNALVKRKSERGLWLEQVPVPKIGPTEVLIRVDRTGICGTDLHIYNWDRWAQQTIPVPMVVGHEFVGEIIEVGSMVSDFHAGHIVSGEGHVVCGHCRNCMAGRRHLCAETKGIGVNRPGAFAEYIALPQTNVWLHEHGLGRDTKSIFDPLGNAVHTALSFDVLGEDVLITGAGPIGCMACAVVKHAGARYIIVTDVNEYRLELAQKMGATCTVNPKHESLDDIREKLNMREGFDVGLEMSGNPNAFRQMLAQMCHGGKIAMLGIPSEDISIDWNQVVFNMITIKGIYGREMYETWYKMTVMIQSGLDISPVITHRFDYTNFEKGFEVMNTGQCGKVILYWNQDNKPPNID, from the coding sequence ATGAACGCATTAGTTAAACGAAAGTCAGAACGTGGCCTGTGGCTGGAACAGGTGCCAGTTCCTAAGATTGGGCCAACTGAGGTTCTGATACGTGTGGACCGTACAGGAATCTGTGGTACGGATCTGCACATCTATAACTGGGATCGTTGGGCTCAGCAGACAATCCCCGTGCCGATGGTTGTGGGGCATGAGTTTGTGGGTGAGATTATCGAAGTTGGAAGTATGGTCAGTGATTTCCATGCTGGGCACATTGTCTCCGGTGAAGGACATGTAGTTTGCGGGCATTGTCGTAATTGCATGGCAGGCAGACGGCATTTGTGTGCTGAAACCAAAGGGATCGGTGTCAATCGACCTGGCGCATTCGCTGAGTATATTGCGTTGCCACAGACAAATGTCTGGTTGCATGAGCATGGGCTTGGGCGTGACACGAAATCAATATTTGACCCTTTAGGGAATGCTGTCCATACCGCCCTATCTTTCGATGTATTAGGGGAAGATGTATTAATTACTGGAGCTGGACCGATTGGATGCATGGCATGTGCGGTCGTGAAGCATGCAGGCGCAAGGTATATCATTGTCACCGATGTGAATGAGTATCGACTTGAACTTGCCCAAAAAATGGGAGCAACCTGCACGGTCAACCCAAAGCATGAATCTCTTGATGACATACGAGAAAAGCTAAACATGCGAGAAGGTTTTGATGTCGGGCTAGAAATGTCAGGCAATCCAAATGCTTTCAGGCAAATGCTTGCACAAATGTGCCACGGCGGAAAGATCGCGATGTTAGGCATCCCGTCTGAGGATATCTCAATCGATTGGAATCAGGTCGTATTCAATATGATCACGATCAAAGGTATTTATGGACGGGAAATGTATGAAACTTGGTACAAAATGACCGTGATGATTCAGAGTGGCTTGGACATCTCGCCCGTCATCACGCACCGATTTGATTACACGAACTTTGAAAAAGGTTTTGAGGTTATGAATACCGGCCAATGCGGCAAGGTCATTTTATACTGGAACCAAGACAATAAACCTCCAAACATTGACTAA
- a CDS encoding glycine C-acetyltransferase, whose amino-acid sequence MYGQFRQHLSDELTAIDKAGLYKHERFISSPQQAHVGVYRPEDKNGSKPVLNLCANNYLGLANHPDIISAAERAMRQWGYGLASVRFICGTQTIHKQLEEKLSHFLGTEDTILYSSCFDANGGLFETILSEQDAIISDQLNHASIIDGIRLCKAKRYRYTNNDMNDLEAKLKQADEAGVRYKLITTDGVFSMDGYIAQLDKVCDLAEQYKALVHFDDCHATGFLGKTGRGTHEFRGVMDRIDLTTGTLGKAVGGASGGYTSGKKEIVELLRQRSRPYLFSNSLAPAIVGATLKSLEIMESTTELRDKLESNTKLFREGMSEAGYDILPGEHPITPIMIGDAKKAASLADQMLKRGIYVIAFSYPVVPENMARIRVQVSAAHTEEDLKFAIDQFSEAQKT is encoded by the coding sequence ATGTACGGTCAATTTAGACAGCATTTAAGCGATGAACTTACTGCGATAGATAAAGCCGGGTTGTATAAACATGAACGCTTTATTAGTTCTCCCCAGCAAGCTCATGTTGGTGTATACCGACCGGAGGATAAAAACGGTAGTAAGCCCGTTCTAAATTTATGTGCCAACAACTACCTCGGTCTGGCGAATCATCCAGATATTATCTCAGCAGCAGAACGTGCGATGCGTCAGTGGGGCTATGGTTTAGCATCGGTTCGATTTATCTGCGGCACACAAACAATACACAAACAACTTGAAGAAAAACTAAGCCATTTTCTAGGAACTGAAGACACGATTCTTTACTCATCGTGCTTTGATGCAAACGGCGGATTATTTGAAACTATACTTTCTGAGCAAGATGCGATCATTTCAGATCAACTCAACCATGCCTCCATCATTGATGGCATACGCCTCTGCAAAGCCAAGCGATATCGTTACACCAATAATGACATGAATGATCTTGAAGCGAAATTAAAGCAAGCTGATGAAGCTGGTGTCCGCTATAAGTTGATCACAACTGATGGTGTATTCTCAATGGATGGATACATCGCACAACTAGATAAAGTTTGCGATCTAGCTGAACAATACAAGGCACTTGTCCATTTCGATGACTGTCATGCGACAGGCTTTCTCGGAAAAACGGGACGAGGAACACATGAATTTCGCGGCGTGATGGATCGAATAGATCTCACAACTGGCACCTTAGGCAAAGCAGTTGGCGGCGCGTCAGGCGGTTACACTTCTGGCAAGAAAGAGATTGTCGAGTTGCTACGGCAACGGTCACGTCCTTATCTTTTTTCAAATTCACTCGCCCCCGCGATTGTGGGCGCAACACTCAAATCTCTCGAAATCATGGAATCAACAACTGAACTCCGGGACAAGCTGGAAAGCAACACAAAACTATTCCGAGAGGGAATGAGCGAGGCAGGTTACGATATCTTGCCAGGCGAACACCCAATCACGCCGATTATGATTGGTGACGCAAAAAAAGCGGCATCTCTAGCCGATCAAATGCTCAAGCGTGGAATTTACGTGATCGCTTTCAGTTATCCTGTGGTACCTGAAAATATGGCTCGGATTCGCGTTCAAGTATCTGCTGCTCACACTGAGGAAGATTTGAAATTCGCAATTGATCAGTTTTCTGAAGCTCAAAAAACATAG
- the icd gene encoding NADP-dependent isocitrate dehydrogenase: protein MTATTGERITLTDGKLNVPNQPVIPFIEGDGTGPDIWEASQAVFDAAVEKAYKGEKKIAWMEVLAGEKAFNQTSDWLPKQTLEAFDTFLVGIKGPLTTPVGGGIRSLNVALRQILDLYVCLRPVRYFDGVPSPVKQPELTDMVIFRENSEDIYAGIEFEDGSDDCQKFKKLFADAFPDKASKIRFPETTGIGIKPISKDGTYRLVRAAIQYAIDNDKDSVTLVHKGNIMKFTEGAFRDWGYQIAQEEFGAKELDGGPWCTFKNPNTGTTITIKDVIADAFLQQILTRPAEYSVIATMNLNGDYISDALAACVGGIGIAPGGNINYDSGHAIFEATHGTAPKYANQDKVNPGSVILSGEMMLRFLGWTEAADLIIKGMNGAIGAKTVTYDFERLMDGAKLLKCSEFGQAIIKHMG from the coding sequence ATGACCGCAACCACAGGCGAGCGCATCACGCTAACCGATGGCAAGCTCAACGTACCCAACCAACCTGTTATCCCTTTTATTGAAGGTGATGGCACAGGCCCTGACATCTGGGAAGCCTCGCAAGCTGTCTTCGATGCTGCGGTTGAAAAAGCCTACAAGGGTGAAAAGAAAATTGCATGGATGGAAGTCCTCGCAGGTGAAAAAGCTTTCAACCAAACCAGTGATTGGCTGCCCAAACAAACCTTAGAGGCGTTTGACACATTCCTCGTTGGCATTAAAGGTCCACTCACCACACCAGTCGGTGGCGGCATTCGTTCACTTAATGTGGCATTGCGTCAGATCCTCGATCTCTACGTCTGCCTCCGACCTGTTCGCTACTTCGATGGCGTTCCCTCACCGGTCAAACAGCCAGAGCTCACCGATATGGTAATCTTCCGTGAAAACTCGGAAGATATTTATGCTGGCATCGAGTTCGAAGATGGCTCCGATGATTGCCAAAAATTCAAAAAACTTTTCGCAGATGCTTTCCCAGACAAAGCATCAAAAATCCGCTTCCCTGAAACAACCGGCATCGGTATCAAACCGATCTCTAAAGACGGTACATATCGCCTCGTCCGCGCAGCGATCCAATACGCTATCGATAACGATAAAGATTCCGTCACGCTCGTCCACAAAGGTAACATCATGAAGTTTACCGAAGGTGCATTCCGTGACTGGGGCTACCAGATCGCTCAGGAAGAATTTGGCGCAAAGGAACTTGATGGTGGTCCATGGTGTACTTTCAAAAACCCCAACACCGGCACGACGATCACGATCAAGGATGTCATTGCTGATGCTTTCCTCCAGCAGATCCTCACCCGTCCTGCAGAATACTCTGTGATCGCAACAATGAACCTCAACGGTGACTACATCTCTGATGCACTAGCAGCATGCGTTGGCGGCATCGGCATCGCGCCTGGCGGCAACATTAACTATGATTCAGGCCACGCCATCTTCGAGGCAACTCACGGCACAGCCCCAAAATACGCGAACCAAGACAAAGTCAATCCTGGCTCTGTCATCCTTTCAGGCGAAATGATGCTGCGTTTCCTTGGTTGGACCGAAGCCGCTGACTTGATCATCAAGGGCATGAACGGTGCCATCGGCGCCAAGACTGTCACCTACGACTTCGAACGCCTCATGGACGGTGCGAAGCTGTTGAAATGCTCTGAATTTGGTCAAGCCATCATCAAGCACATGGGTTAA
- a CDS encoding DoxX family protein, whose product MWKGYLILTHALSRSGIGALLVRLMVGFVFFYHGSQKLFGWFDGPGIDNAKMFFTELQIPMPHITVWVASITEFSSGILLALGFLTRPASFLLAFLMFVAAYVVHSGNGFDFSNNGYEYQAVLMIVAIGFVFSGPGNISVDRIFCLCCKKNCDDNMCPADKCDKQSQDPTSEDGTNPTE is encoded by the coding sequence ATGTGGAAAGGTTACCTGATTCTAACTCATGCATTGAGCCGCTCTGGTATTGGCGCTCTACTTGTCAGACTCATGGTTGGCTTTGTCTTCTTTTATCACGGCTCGCAAAAACTTTTTGGTTGGTTTGACGGCCCGGGAATCGACAATGCAAAAATGTTCTTTACTGAGTTGCAAATCCCTATGCCTCACATCACTGTTTGGGTCGCATCTATCACCGAATTCTCCAGTGGAATCCTTCTCGCCCTTGGCTTCTTGACTCGACCCGCATCATTTCTCTTGGCATTCTTAATGTTCGTCGCTGCATATGTCGTGCATAGCGGCAACGGTTTTGATTTTTCAAACAATGGATACGAATATCAAGCAGTTCTGATGATCGTCGCGATAGGCTTTGTGTTCAGCGGCCCCGGCAATATCAGTGTTGATCGAATTTTCTGCCTATGCTGTAAGAAAAACTGTGATGACAACATGTGCCCAGCCGACAAATGCGACAAACAATCGCAAGATCCCACATCCGAGGACGGCACCAACCCCACCGAATAA